GTAGAGCATCAGCCGCTGCACCATCTTCTGTTGCGGGTCCTCGGCCCACCCGGTCCTGAGGATCAGCTGCCGGCTGCTCAGGTACGTCGTCGCGATCATCGCGACGATCAGGACGGCGGCGACCACCTTCACCGTGACGCCCTCGGCGCCGAGCAGGGCCAGCTCCTGCGCCGAGGAGCGGAAGCTGCCCGCGATGGGCGCGCCGAACAGCGTCGCGGACGACGCGCTGTCGAACTGGGTGACCGTCCAGCCGTACAGCGTCTTCATGTGCTCCGGCATCGTCGGCTTGAGGTGCCGCAACACGTGGAACAGGCCGAGGAACACCGGAATCTGGACCAGCATCGGCAGGCAGCCCATCAACGGGTTGGCCTTCTCCGTGCGGTAGAGCTCGACGAGCTTCCGCTGCATGGTCTCCGGGTCGTCCTTGTGCCTCTCCTGAAGTTCCTTGATCCTCGGCTGCAACGCCTGCATGGCCCGCTGCGACCTGATCTGCTTGACGAAGATCGGAAACAGGACGGCCCGGACGGTGAGCACCAGGAAGACGATGCCCAGGACCCACGACCAGGTGGTGCCCAGCGTGGCTGCGTCGCCGAACAGCAGTTGCCAGGCGGAGTGCCAGAACAGCAGGATCGCGGAGATGCCTCCGTAGATCACCGCCATCAGCGGACTGAAGAACATGGATAACCCCTCGACGTACGACCTACGACTGAGAACGAGCAGGAACTTCTCGGCTGCGGTCGCCGTCGAGCGGCAGGAGAAGAGCGAAGGCGAAGGCTCAGGCGACCGCGAGGGTCGTGGTGGGGGCTCGGGGGCGGGCCCGACCGGCAGCGTCGGGGTCGCGATGGCGAGGAACGCCGGTACGCCGGGCCCGCTCGCGCAGGACCCGGCGGGTGATCCGCAGGTCGGGATCGACCACCACCTGCGGGAGCAGGGCCGAGGCGGCGAGCACGACGGTGAGCAGCACCCCGGTCGCCGCGGCCGTGCCGGACAGCATGCTGGACGCACCCACGTCGGCCAGCACGCCGACGAGGTACCAGAGCACACCGAGCCCGATCACGGGACAACCATAGCCGGCGGGCGCACCCGCCGGCCGCTCAGCCGTGCGGGCCGGGCTCGGCGCGGAGGGCGGCGGTGGCCCGGACCGCCTTGACGATCGCCGGGATCGCGCCGATCAGCAGCACCACGGCCCAGACGATCGCGACGACGGCGAAGACGAGGGCGCCCAGGTCGTCGAG
This is a stretch of genomic DNA from Micromonospora sp. WMMD1082. It encodes these proteins:
- a CDS encoding DUF6412 domain-containing protein → MIGLGVLWYLVGVLADVGASSMLSGTAAATGVLLTVVLAASALLPQVVVDPDLRITRRVLRERARRTGVPRHRDPDAAGRARPRAPTTTLAVA